The proteins below come from a single Spirochaetota bacterium genomic window:
- the recJ gene encoding single-stranded-DNA-specific exonuclease RecJ, whose protein sequence is MNNRATIAPGENKHVTDHAARFGVHPIIIRILHARGYDTAEAIDNFLHADLADLHSPFLFRGMYHAVERIRKAILGRERIGIFADSDLDGITSMAVIYNLLSRMKIDPFLRYLKDEENYGITNGIVDEFKDNGVSLMITVDSGIRDISEIAYARSLGIDVIVTDHHEQDRELPDAIVINPKIQDSPYPFKHLAGVGVAFKLCQAILMSYLQSFKKRFLIVEENRGRFTASEIRDCIIGAIEFDLSFDDLQTRINRIGIDDFILVHDNEAAKMMKNEYPAKRIMAYIEFATGIIGTRDEDIESISRSLSLKRTLFAHDIDLLNKIFMEIQFTGSEKVMDYIESVIGLVAIGSIADVIPLIGENRILVKAGIENLGRTTHRALSMVTHGEKIDSRFIGWTMAPLLNTPGRLGKTDLTVDFFIAKDKKKLEQVLSEIKELNEGRRLFVKKFCGSIWENIENSPQPIQGRIIHIKTDRIPEGYAGLIANRIADMAGQPVIVTVLPGKNGIVKGSGRSKGGSLFFSHFEKYSDRFERIGGHENAFGFTVRVELVDEIIGLIEQSIGEDSVARDAVQIDCELDVSCINSKFINDLQTLEPFGQGNGEPVFMARKLKFESFQQFGNNHGKYLISDYDSLTAIGWSMGEKMKNYFESGKPLDLVFRLENNYFNGKVTPRMIILDIIA, encoded by the coding sequence ATGAATAACCGAGCAACCATAGCCCCAGGTGAGAACAAGCATGTGACTGACCATGCGGCCCGGTTCGGCGTTCATCCAATAATCATCAGAATACTCCATGCGCGCGGGTACGACACGGCAGAGGCAATTGACAATTTTTTGCATGCCGATCTCGCAGATTTGCACAGCCCATTTCTCTTCAGAGGGATGTACCACGCCGTTGAGAGGATCAGGAAAGCCATACTCGGCCGTGAGCGCATCGGCATATTTGCCGATTCCGACCTTGACGGGATCACGTCAATGGCGGTCATATACAACCTCTTAAGCAGGATGAAAATCGACCCTTTCCTAAGATATCTCAAGGATGAGGAGAATTACGGGATCACCAATGGGATAGTCGATGAGTTCAAGGATAACGGCGTATCCCTGATGATAACCGTTGATTCCGGCATTCGGGATATATCCGAGATCGCCTATGCCAGGTCCCTGGGCATCGATGTTATCGTGACCGATCACCATGAACAGGACCGCGAGCTGCCGGATGCCATAGTGATTAATCCAAAAATACAGGACTCGCCATATCCTTTCAAACACCTTGCGGGTGTGGGCGTGGCCTTTAAACTGTGCCAGGCCATCCTCATGAGTTATCTGCAATCATTTAAAAAACGATTCCTGATAGTCGAAGAGAACCGGGGTCGATTCACGGCTTCTGAAATACGAGACTGTATCATAGGAGCCATTGAATTCGATTTAAGTTTTGATGATCTGCAAACGAGAATAAACAGGATCGGTATTGATGATTTCATCCTTGTCCATGATAATGAAGCCGCCAAGATGATGAAAAATGAATATCCTGCAAAAAGGATCATGGCCTATATAGAATTCGCAACAGGGATAATAGGAACCAGAGACGAAGATATTGAAAGCATAAGCAGGTCTTTGTCACTTAAAAGAACACTCTTTGCCCATGACATTGATCTTTTAAATAAAATCTTCATGGAGATTCAATTTACCGGTTCGGAAAAAGTGATGGATTATATAGAATCCGTCATTGGCCTGGTGGCAATTGGCAGTATCGCCGATGTCATACCATTGATTGGAGAGAACAGGATTCTCGTAAAAGCTGGAATAGAAAATCTTGGCAGGACAACTCACAGGGCCTTGTCGATGGTCACGCATGGAGAGAAAATCGATTCACGGTTCATCGGATGGACTATGGCGCCGCTGCTCAATACACCGGGACGTCTTGGCAAAACCGATCTAACGGTGGATTTCTTTATAGCCAAAGATAAGAAAAAGCTGGAGCAGGTATTATCTGAAATAAAAGAGCTGAACGAAGGGAGACGTCTCTTTGTAAAAAAATTCTGCGGATCTATTTGGGAGAATATAGAAAATAGCCCGCAGCCAATCCAGGGGCGTATCATTCATATCAAGACAGACAGGATACCTGAAGGATATGCAGGGCTGATAGCAAATCGCATAGCGGACATGGCAGGGCAACCTGTCATCGTTACGGTCCTGCCCGGGAAAAACGGCATTGTAAAGGGATCGGGACGGTCAAAAGGCGGATCACTGTTCTTCAGTCATTTCGAGAAATATTCCGATCGGTTCGAAAGGATCGGCGGCCATGAGAATGCCTTCGGCTTCACGGTCAGGGTCGAACTGGTGGATGAAATCATAGGCCTCATAGAACAATCTATCGGTGAGGACTCTGTCGCCCGTGATGCCGTTCAAATAGATTGCGAGCTTGACGTCTCCTGTATCAACTCGAAATTCATCAATGATCTTCAGACCCTTGAACCGTTCGGGCAGGGTAACGGCGAGCCGGTTTTCATGGCGCGGAAGCTGAAATTCGAATCGTTCCAGCAGTTTGGAAACAACCACGGCAAATATTTAATTTCCGATTATGACTCGCTCACGGCAATAGGATGGAGCATGGGAGAAAAGATGAAAAATTATTTCGAATCTGGCAAACCCCTTGACCTTGTTTTCAGACTGGAGAACAACTATTTTAACGGAAAAGTCACTCCCCGGATGATTATTCTTGACATCATTGCCTGA
- a CDS encoding ParB N-terminal domain-containing protein yields MNIKLSPIKQVEVGKLKPHPKNDKFFRPDMGNDLKTLKDDIAAHGVLVPLIAKKDGTILCGHRRRVACIQLKVKTVPVQYVESKITAQEEEDLMLRDNLNRRHLSPDERKQLYYHIYHDFKDRILHHNKSGCGIDSKKIAERTGLNPKTIGYDMARLKRERIKEVNSNRVIQSTNDKAIEMYKRAVSKMLNLATVEQKITVDKFIEITKLATDRLNSIKLLMVAKK; encoded by the coding sequence ATGAATATAAAATTATCACCGATTAAACAGGTCGAAGTCGGCAAATTAAAGCCGCATCCAAAGAACGACAAGTTCTTCAGGCCCGATATGGGGAATGACCTGAAGACCCTGAAAGACGACATCGCGGCCCATGGCGTCCTGGTGCCCCTGATCGCAAAGAAGGATGGGACAATCCTCTGCGGCCATCGCCGGCGCGTCGCCTGTATCCAACTCAAGGTCAAGACCGTCCCGGTCCAATACGTCGAATCGAAAATAACGGCGCAGGAAGAGGAAGACCTGATGCTCCGGGACAACCTTAACCGCCGCCACCTGTCACCCGATGAGCGGAAACAATTATATTATCATATATATCACGACTTCAAAGACCGCATTCTACATCACAACAAATCCGGATGCGGCATTGACTCAAAGAAGATCGCCGAGCGTACCGGGCTGAACCCGAAGACCATCGGTTATGATATGGCCCGCCTCAAGCGTGAGCGGATAAAAGAGGTAAACTCGAATCGCGTCATCCAGTCAACGAATGACAAGGCCATCGAAATGTATAAGAGGGCGGTCTCGAAAATGCTCAATCTCGCGACCGTCGAGCAGAAGATCACCGTCGATAAGTTCATCGAGATCACGAAGCTCGCGACTGATCGCCTCAATTCGATAAAGTTGCTCATGGTGGCAAAGAAATGA
- a CDS encoding ribonuclease HI family protein — translation MYTDGASSGNPGPAGIGIVIFDHDGRQIGKVSSYIGSRTNNYAEYTALIRALKIAIYFKAKVLRVRTDSELIVKQISGEYKVKNDQIKKLYDQAVSLIKEIGVCKIEHVPRSQNDKADYLAKKATQ, via the coding sequence ATGTATACGGACGGCGCGTCCAGCGGTAATCCCGGGCCCGCAGGCATCGGGATCGTCATTTTTGACCATGACGGCAGGCAGATCGGCAAGGTGTCGTCGTATATCGGCTCCCGCACCAACAATTACGCTGAATATACAGCGCTTATACGTGCCCTGAAAATAGCTATTTATTTCAAGGCAAAGGTCCTGAGGGTCCGGACCGATTCGGAGCTCATCGTCAAACAGATTTCCGGTGAATACAAGGTTAAAAACGATCAGATAAAAAAGCTGTACGACCAGGCCGTATCCCTTATAAAGGAAATAGGTGTCTGCAAGATTGAACACGTCCCGCGGAGCCAAAACGACAAGGCCGATTACCTGGCCAAGAAGGCAACACAATAG
- a CDS encoding 2-C-methyl-D-erythritol 2,4-cyclodiphosphate synthase: MNLRIGNGFDAHQFVTGRDLILGGKKIDYRFGLQGHSDADVLIHAIIDSLLGAAGLKDIGRLFPDNDKTFKDISSMVLLDTVRNYLDENDARIVNIDSIVICQEPKIYPHIDDMKKNISSALHIEESRVSIKGKTTEGMGFTGRGEGIACYSVALMSIGPMV; this comes from the coding sequence ATGAACCTGAGGATAGGAAACGGCTTTGATGCCCACCAGTTTGTCACGGGCCGGGACCTCATCCTGGGCGGAAAAAAAATCGATTACAGGTTCGGGCTTCAAGGTCATTCCGATGCGGATGTGCTCATCCACGCCATAATAGATTCTCTTCTGGGTGCCGCGGGGCTGAAGGATATAGGAAGGCTTTTCCCCGATAATGATAAGACCTTTAAGGACATCAGCAGTATGGTCCTTCTTGACACGGTCAGAAACTACCTTGATGAGAATGACGCGCGGATAGTGAATATCGATTCAATCGTCATATGCCAGGAACCGAAAATTTATCCCCATATCGATGATATGAAAAAAAATATATCATCGGCGCTGCACATTGAAGAATCACGGGTAAGCATAAAAGGGAAAACCACCGAAGGGATGGGCTTTACCGGCAGGGGTGAAGGAATCGCCTGTTATTCAGTTGCCTTGATGAGTATTGGTCCCATGGTCTGA
- a CDS encoding ParA family protein, translated as MTVKICVCNQKGGSRKTGLTTLITKALRGTKNLAIDCDPQGGLSCNLAPSLKGIVHDVLMGKPCLPYLSVGDDNTYVFTSSYELDKLYVTLDHLAFKRALKSIESEYDYIIFDTPPTMQGITRAAAWYSDIILVPCEVSQSSFGPTMYTLQCLEEIEKMGHVVIVGNRHEGYLAQLRDEMIKAFGEYYAGMIPSDVTSQKIIAGDIEVTVLKREKYLKPLCELIEILEVAHVSPQPSR; from the coding sequence ATGACCGTTAAAATTTGTGTCTGCAATCAGAAGGGCGGGTCCAGGAAGACAGGACTCACGACGCTCATCACCAAGGCTCTCCGGGGGACAAAGAATCTCGCCATTGACTGCGATCCCCAGGGCGGGCTCTCATGTAATCTCGCTCCAAGTTTAAAGGGAATCGTTCATGATGTTTTGATGGGCAAACCCTGCCTGCCGTATTTATCCGTCGGAGATGACAATACCTATGTTTTCACTTCAAGCTATGAGCTCGACAAATTGTATGTGACGCTTGACCATCTCGCATTCAAGCGGGCATTGAAATCCATCGAATCAGAGTACGATTATATCATCTTCGACACCCCGCCGACCATGCAGGGGATCACCCGCGCCGCCGCCTGGTATTCTGACATCATCCTGGTGCCCTGCGAGGTCAGTCAATCATCATTCGGCCCGACCATGTACACGCTGCAATGCCTCGAAGAAATCGAAAAGATGGGCCATGTCGTTATAGTTGGAAACCGCCATGAAGGATATCTCGCCCAGCTGCGGGATGAAATGATTAAGGCCTTCGGTGAATATTATGCCGGAATGATCCCGTCGGATGTAACATCCCAGAAGATAATCGCGGGGGATATTGAAGTCACTGTTTTAAAGCGGGAGAAATATTTGAAGCCGCTCTGCGAACTAATTGAAATATTGGAGGTCGCGCATGTCAGCCCGCAACCGTCGAGATAA
- a CDS encoding STAS domain-containing protein has protein sequence MDIEIKEEADIVNVIVNGDIEMMTIKNFKEKLFEIGHNIDKNIEIDLSHVDYIDSSGVGVLISLLKLQKKKGRNLNIKKVSAKVLNVLKLSSLSDVFEM, from the coding sequence ATGGATATTGAAATTAAAGAAGAAGCCGATATCGTTAATGTGATTGTCAACGGTGATATAGAGATGATGACCATCAAGAATTTCAAGGAAAAACTCTTTGAAATCGGTCATAACATTGACAAGAACATTGAGATAGATCTTTCCCATGTGGATTACATCGATTCTTCCGGGGTCGGTGTGTTGATAAGCCTCCTAAAGCTTCAAAAAAAGAAAGGTCGAAATCTCAATATTAAAAAAGTCAGTGCTAAAGTCCTCAATGTTCTCAAGCTAAGCTCTCTTTCCGACGTCTTCGAGATGTAG
- a CDS encoding helix-turn-helix transcriptional regulator has translation MMEDFNCGKRLRELMHEQGWDHRDVARILGRKSISSVSTKIGGTDLKISEITKLMNAAGKKLYEFIISKDELSEIFSINPLLLEVFKRINSLDKPALEKFVKFMDASLDNFQL, from the coding sequence ATGATGGAAGATTTCAACTGTGGTAAGCGACTCAGAGAGCTGATGCACGAGCAGGGATGGGACCATAGGGATGTAGCCAGGATCCTCGGGCGTAAAAGCATAAGCAGCGTATCGACGAAGATCGGCGGGACTGATTTAAAAATATCAGAAATAACAAAACTCATGAACGCCGCCGGAAAAAAATTATATGAATTCATAATATCAAAAGATGAACTTTCCGAAATATTCTCAATTAACCCTTTATTGCTCGAAGTGTTCAAGAGGATCAACAGCCTTGATAAACCCGCGCTTGAAAAATTCGTTAAATTTATGGATGCTTCGCTCGATAATTTTCAATTATAA